The genomic stretch TCAGACACTGCCGGTACGGTTTTATGACACCAATAATACCGGTGATCTGATGAGCCGGTTCAGCAATGATGTGGATACCATCGGACAGATGCTGAGCAGCACCCTGGTCCAGCTTTTTACCGGAGTCTTAAGCATTATAGGTACCCTGGCGCTTATGATATATACAAATATCTGGCTGACTCTGGTGACCATAATCATGATTCCAGTTATGATGAGGGTAGGCGGCTTTGTGGCGTCAAGAAGCCAGAAGTTTTTCTCCGCTCAGCAAAGCTCCCTTGGCGCTGTAAACGGATATATAGAAGAAATGATCAGCGGCCAGAAGGTTGTAAAGGTGTTCTGCCATGAAGACGTGGCAGAAGAAGAATTCGAAATCCTCAATGAGGATCTAAGGAACAACATGATCCACGCACAGTTTTTCGGTGGCGTGATGATGCCGGTCATGGGAAATTTAAGCCAGCTGAACTATATTCTGACTGCATGCATCGGAGGACTTCTCTGTGTGCTCCGAGGCTTTGACGTGGGCGGACTGACCGTATTCTTAAGCTTTTCCAGGCAATTCGGCCGTCCGATCAACGAGATGTCCATGCAGGTGACCAATGTATTCTCCGCCATTGCAGGAGCAGAACGGGTATTTGCTGTTATGGATGAGGAGCCGGAGCCTGCAGATGACGAAGATGCGGCAGAGCTTGATCCGATGAACGGATATGTGGAATTAGACCATGTGACCTTTGGCTATGACCCGGACAAAGTGATTTTAAAGGATCTAAGTCTTTATGCAAAGCCTGGGCAAAAGATCGCCTTTGTGGGTTCTACCGGAGCAGGAAAAACCACGATCACAAATCTTCTGAACCGTTTCTACGATATTCAGGGCGGTGAAATTACCATTGACGGAGTGGATATCCGTCACATTAAACGGAAAAACCTGCGCCATAATATTGCCATGGTCCTTCAGGATACCCATTTGTTTACTGGAACCGTTATGGAAAACATCCGTTACGGAAGGCTTGATGCGACGGATGAAGGGGTGATCCAGGCGGCAAAGACTGCCTCCGCTTATTCCTTTATCATGAGACTGCCTGCCGGCTTTGATACGCTGCTGGAAGGTGACGGGGCCAACTTAAGCCAGGGGGAGAGACAGCTTTTAAACATCGCCAGGGCAGCGATTTCAAAGACACCGGTTCTGATTCTTGATGAAGCGACCAGCTCCGTGGATACCAGAACGGAAAAGCATATTGAACGGGGCATGGACCGCCTCATGGCGAACCGTACTACGTTTGTGATTGCCCACCGCCTGTCTACGGTGCGCAATGCCAATGCCATTATGGTTTTGGAAAACGGTGAGATTATTGAGCGGGGAGATCATGAGGATTTACTGAAACAAAAAGGCAGGTATTATCAGCTCTATACCGGGGCAGTGGAACTGGATTAAACAAAAACCCCGGTCTGCATACCTTAAGGGGAGCATTGGAAAAAACGGCAGTCACGGAGCCATTCGTGATTTCGTTATCACAATGCTTCCTTTTATTTATTAAAATTTCTAATAAATAAAAGGGGAGAACCATGATATTACTTCATAGAACCAGGAGAAGGGTCTTTTTATATATAAAAAAATTAACAAAAATATAACAAAAATTTAACGAGGAATAGTGTACAGAATTAAAAATACTGTTGAAAAATGGCTGATAATCTGGAATTTTAAAAAAAATGAAGAAATAAATGTATTTTTACAAAAACATACCAGAGCTGCTTATAATAAAGTTGTTATTTATTTAACAAAAATTGAAGTCAGGGACCAGCTTACGTTCCTGCAAATAAGGCAAATTGTATATAAAACACAGTATACAATATGTATTTATGCATTGTTTCGGTTACTAAATTATGATATACTGTTTCAGGTGGCAAAATGTTGAAATTTTGCTAGGAGAGATAAAGAATTGTAGAGAAAGAGGGTTAGTTAAATGGGTCTGGCTACATTTAAAGGCGGCATTCATCCTTATGAAGGAAAAGAATTGTCGGAAAATAAACCTGTACAAGTGCTGCAGCCAAAAGGCGAGATGGTGTTCCCCTTATCCCAGCATATCGGTGCGCCGGCGAAGCCTTTGGTGGCGGCAGGTGATCAGGTGCTGGTTGGACAGAAGATCGGAGAGCCGGGAGGCTTTATTTCTGCATGCGTGATCAGCTCTGTTTCAGGAACGGTAAAAACCATTGAACCAAGAATGGTTGCAAACGGCTCTATGGTTCCGTCTGTTATCATTGAAAACGACGGAAAGTATCAGGCGGTGGAAGGATTTGGCAAAGAGCGGGATCCAAAGACCTTATCAAAGGAAGAGATCAGGAATCTTGTAAAAGAAGCAGGAGTTGTAGGTCTTGGCGGCGCCGGATTTCCCACTCATGTGAAGCTGACGCCAAAGGATGAATCAAAGATCGATACGATCATTGTCAACGGTGCGGAGTGCGAGCCGTACTTAACTTCTGATTACCGGATGATGTTAGAAGAGCCGGAGAGCATCATAAAAGGGCTTAACATAATCCTTCAGCTGTTTGACAATGCAAAGGGCGTGATCGGCATTGAGAGCAACAAACCGGAAGCGATCAAGCTCATGACAGAGCTTGTAAAGGATGAACCAAGGATTACTGTCTGTCCTTTACAGACCAAATATCCCCAGGGCGGTGAGCGTACTCTGATCTATGCCGTAACAGGAAGAAAGATCAATTCCACCATGCTTCCGGCAGATGCAGGATGTATGGTAGACAATGTGGATACGGTGATTTCTATTTATAATGCGGTCGCAAAGGGCATTCCTTTGATCCGCCGTATCATTACGGTGACCGGTGATGCGATAGCAAATCCACAGAACTATAATGTTCGGACCGGGACCAGCTACACCGAGCTTATCGAGGCTTCCGGCGGTTTTAAGACGGAACCGGAAAAGGTGATTTCCGGAGGTCCTATGATGGGGCAGGCTATGTTTAACTTTGATATTCCTGTCACAAAGACCTCCTCTGCCCTTACCTGTCTGACAATAGACGAGGTGGCAGGTAATGCGCCTTCTGCCTGCATCCGCTGCGGAAGATGCGTTAAGGTATGTCCGGGCAATATTGTTCCGCAGATGATCATGGATGCGGCGGAACGGTCTGACCTGGAGCGGTTTGTAAAATTAAACGGCATGGAATGCTGCGAATGCGGCTGCTGTGCATATATTTGTCCGGCCAGAAGACCTCTTACCCAGGCATTTAAAGAAATGCGCAAAGAAGTTGCGGCAAGCAGAAAGAAAGCGTAGGAGGAGGAAGCATGAGTAAATTGTTAAACGTATCATCATCACCTCATGTCAGGGATCAGGTTACAACACAGAATATTATGCTGGATGTTGCCATTGCCATGATTCCTGCGTCTGCGTATGGTGTATATCAGTTCGGGGTGAAAGCAGCGCTGATTTTGCTGATCAGTGTGTTATCCTGTGTTCTTAGTGAATATGTATTTGAATCCCTTATGGGAAAACCCATTACCGTGAGCGATGGAAGTGCCCTGGTGACCGGAATGATCCTGGGCCTTAACATGCCTCCGGCCATTCCTTTATGGATTCCGTTTCTGGGAGGTGTATTTGCCATTATCGTGGTAAAGCAGCTCTACGGCGGCCTGGGACAGAACTTTATGAACCCGGCCCTGGCGGCAAGATGTTTCCTGCTTATTTCTTTTGCAGGCAAGATGACTGACTTTACATATCGTGACGCAGTTTCAGGCGCTACTCCCCTTGCTGCATTAAAGGCGGGAGAAGCAGTTGATCTAACATCCATGTTTATCGGGAAAATTTCAGGA from Lacrimispora sphenoides JCM 1415 encodes the following:
- a CDS encoding ABC transporter ATP-binding protein, whose amino-acid sequence is MDEQKKIKSLKRRYSRSSQPVKNHGPMGGNGGGRQIKGRLPKNAKETIRRLMSYLNEYKLYMGAAFVCVIVGTLATLAGSYMLRPIINQYIAPPGGGMGSVSGLAKGIAAMAAVFLIGVIANYAQSRIMLTVAQNALQKIRDDLFSKIQTLPVRFYDTNNTGDLMSRFSNDVDTIGQMLSSTLVQLFTGVLSIIGTLALMIYTNIWLTLVTIIMIPVMMRVGGFVASRSQKFFSAQQSSLGAVNGYIEEMISGQKVVKVFCHEDVAEEEFEILNEDLRNNMIHAQFFGGVMMPVMGNLSQLNYILTACIGGLLCVLRGFDVGGLTVFLSFSRQFGRPINEMSMQVTNVFSAIAGAERVFAVMDEEPEPADDEDAAELDPMNGYVELDHVTFGYDPDKVILKDLSLYAKPGQKIAFVGSTGAGKTTITNLLNRFYDIQGGEITIDGVDIRHIKRKNLRHNIAMVLQDTHLFTGTVMENIRYGRLDATDEGVIQAAKTASAYSFIMRLPAGFDTLLEGDGANLSQGERQLLNIARAAISKTPVLILDEATSSVDTRTEKHIERGMDRLMANRTTFVIAHRLSTVRNANAIMVLENGEIIERGDHEDLLKQKGRYYQLYTGAVELD
- the rsxC gene encoding electron transport complex subunit RsxC, with protein sequence MGLATFKGGIHPYEGKELSENKPVQVLQPKGEMVFPLSQHIGAPAKPLVAAGDQVLVGQKIGEPGGFISACVISSVSGTVKTIEPRMVANGSMVPSVIIENDGKYQAVEGFGKERDPKTLSKEEIRNLVKEAGVVGLGGAGFPTHVKLTPKDESKIDTIIVNGAECEPYLTSDYRMMLEEPESIIKGLNIILQLFDNAKGVIGIESNKPEAIKLMTELVKDEPRITVCPLQTKYPQGGERTLIYAVTGRKINSTMLPADAGCMVDNVDTVISIYNAVAKGIPLIRRIITVTGDAIANPQNYNVRTGTSYTELIEASGGFKTEPEKVISGGPMMGQAMFNFDIPVTKTSSALTCLTIDEVAGNAPSACIRCGRCVKVCPGNIVPQMIMDAAERSDLERFVKLNGMECCECGCCAYICPARRPLTQAFKEMRKEVAASRKKA
- a CDS encoding RnfABCDGE type electron transport complex subunit D — its product is MSKLLNVSSSPHVRDQVTTQNIMLDVAIAMIPASAYGVYQFGVKAALILLISVLSCVLSEYVFESLMGKPITVSDGSALVTGMILGLNMPPAIPLWIPFLGGVFAIIVVKQLYGGLGQNFMNPALAARCFLLISFAGKMTDFTYRDAVSGATPLAALKAGEAVDLTSMFIGKISGTIGEVSVIALLLGAAYLLFRKVISIKIPAAYLITFAAFVFIFGQHDLMFVLTHLCGGGLIFGAFFMATDYVTSPITPKGQILFGVLLGVLTGLFRLFGGSAEGVSYAIIIGNILVPLIEKISIPVAFGKEGK